From Musa acuminata AAA Group cultivar baxijiao chromosome BXJ3-8, Cavendish_Baxijiao_AAA, whole genome shotgun sequence, one genomic window encodes:
- the LOC103993132 gene encoding zinc finger protein ZAT5-like, with protein sequence METPEEATAYSNNSDSASNDEFVHAVVKGKRTKRQRTQPPPVLSMAVADSLSASSAEAASGTVTEEEEDMANCLILLAQGRTLDAGPNLEEQKVDAGGVVAGGSGSERFTSRRLAEGATTTNGKAGIYVYECKTCNKCFPSFQALGGHRTSHRKTKLAAGTTAEEKKLAAGDDILQISMNSFSKSIAGSGQTNTKPKVHECSICGSEFSSGQALGGHMRRHKPLGAADSQEAKKDKSFLSLDLNLPAPADDGLQRPPSPTLSLASKRPLIFRASASALVVDCHY encoded by the coding sequence ATGGAAACTCCGGAGGAAGCCACGGCTTATTCCAACAACAGCGACAGCGCATCCAATGATGAATTCGTTCATGCAGTAGTTAAGGGCAAGCGCACCAAGCGCCAGAGGACACAGCCGCCGCCTGTGCTGTCCATGGCTGTCGCCGACTCGCTATCGGCCTCCTCGGCCGAGGCCGCCTCTGGGACCGtcaccgaggaggaggaggacatggCCAACTGTCTCATCCTTCTCGCCCAGGGCCGAACGTTGGACGCCGGGCCCAATCTAGAAGAGCAGAAGGTCGATGCCGGCGGTGTTGTCGCCGGCGGCAGCGGGTCCGAGAGGTTTACCAGCCGAAGACTCGCGGAGGGGGCCACGACGACCAACGGCAAGGCTGGAATTTACGTGTATGAGTGCAAGACATGCAATAAATGCTTCCCGTCGTTCCAGGCGCTCGGCGGACATCGGACCAGCCACAGGAAGACCAAGCTAGCCGCCGGGACGACCGCGGAGGAGAAGAAGCTGGCGGCCGGCGACGATATCCTTCAAATCAGTATGAATTCCTTCTCAAAGTCGATCGCGGGCAGTGGGCAGACGAACACGAAGCCGAAGGTCCACGAGTGCTCGATATGCGGATCAGAGTTCAGCTCCGGTCAGGCGCTCGGAGGCCACATGAGGCGGCACAAGCCGCTGGGCGCCGCAGACAGCCAAGAAGCCAAGAAGGACAAGAGCTTTCTTTCGTTGGATCTGAACCTCCCCGCTCCCGCAGACGACGGGCTCCAGAGGCCGCCTTCGCCGACGCTCTCATTGGCCAGCAAGCGCCCGCTCATCTTCCGGGCGTCGGCATCGGCCTTGGTGGTCGACTGCCATTACTAA
- the LOC135646045 gene encoding probable aquaporin TIP1-1: protein MPFSQIAIGRPEEATHPSALKAALAEFICTLIFVFAGQGSGMAYNKLTSDGAATPAGLIAAALAHGFALFVAVSVGANISGGHVNPAVTFGAFVGGNITLLRGILYWIAQLLGSTVACLLLRFSTGGLETGTFGLSGVSAWEALVLEIVMTFGLVYTVYATAVDPKKGSLGTIAPIAIGFIVGANILVGGPFSGASMNPAVSFGPALVSWSWTHQWIYWLGPLIGGGLAGIVYEFFFISHSHEQLPTTDY, encoded by the exons ATGCCGTTCTCTCAGATCGCCATTGGACGTCCGGAGGAGGCAACTCACCCGAGTGCACTCAAGGCCGCGCTCGCTGAGTTCATATGCACCCTCATCTTCGTCTTCGCCGGCCAAGGCTCCGGCATGGCCTACA ACAAGTTGACGAGCGAcggggcggcgacgcccgcgggactGATCGCGGCGGCGCTGGCGCACGGCTTCGCCTTGTTCGTGGCGGTGTCGGTGGGGGCTAACATCTCCGGCGGGCACGTGAACCCGGCGGTGACCTTCGGAGCGTTCGTGGGCGGGAACATCACGCTGCTGCGGGGCATCCTCTACTGGATCGCGCAGCTGCTGGGCTCCACCGTGGCCTGCCTCCTGCTCCGCTTCTCCACCGGCGGGCTCGAGACCGGCACCTTCGGGCTGTCCGGGGTGAGCGCGTGGGAGGCGCTGGTGCTGGAGATCGTCATGACCTTCGGCCTCGTGTACACCGTCTACGCCACCGCCGTGGACCCCAAGAAGGGCAGCCTCGGCACCATCGCCCCCATCGCCATCGGCTTCATCGTGGGCGCCAACATCCTCGTGGGCGGGCCCTTCAGCGGCGCCTCCATGAACCCCGCCGTGTCCTTCGGCCCGGCCCTCGTCAGCTGGTCCTGGACCCACCAGTGGATCTACTGGCTCGGTCCGCTCATCGGCGGCGGCCTCGCCGGGATCGTCTACGAGTTCTTCTTCATCAGCCACTCCCACGAGCAGCTCCCGACCACCGACTACTGA
- the LOC135644866 gene encoding E3 ubiquitin-protein ligase RZFP34-like, translated as MELGAGQYGCSHYRRRCKIRAPCCGEVFDCRHCHNDAKNLLKVDLRDRHEIPRHQVQKVICSLCNTEQDVQQYCTECGGCMGKYFCAKCKFFDDNVSKKQYHCDGCGICRTGGEENFFHCDRCGCCYSNSLMDSHRCVERAMHHNCPVCFEYLFDSTKDISVLPCGHTIHLECVKEMRQHSQYSCPVCSRSVCDMSSVWKKLDQEVASIPMPEIYHNKMVPILCNDCGKKSSVRYHVLAHKCPGCSSYNTRQTRDGPSTCVTV; from the exons ATGGAATTGGGAGCCGGGCAGTACGG CTGCTCGCACTACAGGAGGAGATGCAAGATTAGGGCGCCGTGCTGCGGCGAGGTGTTTGATTGCCGGCATTGCCACAATGACGCCAAA AATTTGCTTAAGGTCGACCTGCGTGATCGGCATGAGATTCCTCGCCATCAAGTACAAAAG GTTATATGCTCTCTGTGCAACACAGAACAAGAt GTCCAACAATATTGCACAGAGTGCGGGGGTTGCATGGGAAAATACTTCTGTGCTAAGTGCAAGTTCTTTGATGACAAT GTCTCTAAGAAGCAGTATCACTGTGATGGATGTGGCATCTGCAG AACCGGGGGTGAGGAGAATTTTTTCCACTGTGATCGATGTG GTTGTTGTTATAGTAACTCGCTGATGGATTCACATCGGTGTGTTGAAAGAGCAATGCACCACAACTGTCCAGTTTGCTTCGAG TACCTGTTTGACTCAACGAAGGATATCAGCGTTCTGCCTTGCGGTCACACGATACATTTGGAGTGCGTGAAGGAGATGAGGCAGCATTCCCA GTACTCCTGCCCTGTCTGCTCAAGATCAGTTTGTGATATGTCCAGTGTCTGGAAGAAGCTTGACCAAGAG GTTGCTTCCATACCAATGCCGGAAATATATCATAACAAGATG GTCCCAATACTCTGCAATGACTGTGGAAAGAAGTCTAGTGTCCGATATCATGTCCTGGCTCACAAGTGTCCAGGCTGCAGCTCTTACAATACCAGACAAACAAGAGATGGTCCGTCCACATGTGTAACAGTCTGA